The following coding sequences are from one Rhodobiaceae bacterium window:
- a CDS encoding bifunctional 3-hydroxyacyl-CoA dehydrogenase/thioesterase yields MIDTYRGYVNPWECDEMGHMNIQFYMGKTSDAAFHQQAFLGLGYEHQQTERTTYVALEHHIRFHKELFASDLVAVRSGTLSLNNKTMRIYQEVRNALTDALSATLVVDVGHFDLNARKLVPWTDFMRSQAEKIMVERPDAAQPRSQPDGSLDRDVSLDRAEEKGMHETNRSAVNRWECDANDHMNSRFYLARFSECQGHMWAAAGLDRHSQKAKGLATATVEMRLAYFKELKAGQTLFVRTGLEAQSSKTLRYRHWMFDAETGEAAAASEGTALLISRETRRAVDLPTEIRDRLG; encoded by the coding sequence ATGATTGATACCTATCGAGGCTATGTGAACCCGTGGGAATGCGACGAGATGGGCCATATGAACATTCAGTTCTATATGGGCAAAACATCCGACGCTGCTTTCCACCAACAGGCGTTTCTGGGCCTTGGGTACGAGCACCAGCAAACCGAGCGGACAACCTATGTCGCGCTTGAACATCATATAAGGTTTCACAAAGAGCTGTTCGCAAGCGATTTGGTTGCTGTGCGGTCGGGCACCCTATCGCTCAATAACAAGACCATGCGGATCTATCAGGAAGTTCGCAATGCGCTCACCGATGCTCTCTCAGCCACCCTCGTCGTCGACGTCGGGCATTTCGATTTGAATGCGCGGAAGCTCGTTCCCTGGACTGATTTTATGCGCAGCCAAGCTGAAAAAATCATGGTCGAGCGCCCTGATGCTGCCCAGCCCCGCTCCCAACCGGATGGATCTCTCGACCGCGACGTCTCGCTCGACCGAGCTGAGGAAAAAGGCATGCATGAAACAAATCGCTCTGCGGTCAATCGTTGGGAATGCGATGCGAATGATCATATGAATTCGCGTTTCTATCTGGCTCGTTTCTCAGAATGTCAGGGGCATATGTGGGCGGCGGCAGGCCTTGACCGTCATTCACAGAAAGCCAAGGGCCTCGCCACCGCCACTGTCGAAATGCGCCTTGCCTATTTCAAAGAACTGAAAGCCGGGCAAACCCTCTTTGTGCGCACGGGGCTCGAAGCACAGAGCTCCAAAACGCTGCGCTACCGGCATTGGATGTTCGATGCCGAGACAGGCGAGGCCGCTGCAGCCTCTGAAGGCACTGCCCTTCTCATCTCACGAGAAACCCGCAGGGCCGTCGACCTTCCAACCGAAATTCGCGACAGACTCGGCTGA
- the nlhH gene encoding carboxylesterase NlhH, giving the protein MASKNPFDPALFDENAVSTETKAINGALVELLEKSDDNWDIGVAEARARRDRGEGPFPLVPKSERAITRTIPRPGPGKGGDVELRIIAPENPKGVYLHFHGGGWVFGSADGQDPMLERIADNCGLACVSVEYRLAPEHPYPAGPDDCETAAAWLVANAKAEFGTEVLTVGGESAGAHLAAVTLLRMRDRHDYVDFAGANLVFGAFDLRWTPSARAFGDEPYLILRTHDLHKFDECFIPKGADASDPDISPLFADLKGMPPALFSVGTDDALLDDSLFMHARWAAAGNDAELAIYPGGAHGFVAFPGELAASAVKRMDGFLKQVTE; this is encoded by the coding sequence ATGGCGAGCAAAAATCCATTCGATCCGGCGCTCTTTGACGAAAATGCGGTCTCTACGGAGACAAAGGCTATTAACGGTGCCTTGGTCGAGCTGTTGGAAAAGTCCGACGACAATTGGGACATTGGCGTCGCAGAAGCCCGGGCCCGTCGTGATCGGGGTGAAGGTCCATTCCCACTGGTCCCAAAATCAGAGCGTGCGATCACCCGCACCATTCCCCGCCCTGGCCCAGGCAAAGGCGGCGACGTGGAACTGCGGATCATCGCCCCTGAAAACCCCAAGGGTGTCTACCTTCATTTTCATGGTGGCGGATGGGTATTTGGGTCTGCCGACGGCCAGGACCCGATGCTTGAGCGGATCGCCGACAATTGCGGGCTGGCCTGTGTCAGTGTTGAGTACCGTCTTGCCCCTGAGCACCCCTACCCAGCCGGGCCAGATGATTGCGAAACAGCTGCCGCCTGGTTGGTTGCGAATGCAAAAGCTGAATTCGGCACAGAAGTGCTGACCGTCGGCGGAGAAAGTGCGGGTGCCCATTTGGCCGCCGTCACTCTGCTCCGCATGCGCGACCGCCATGACTATGTGGATTTTGCCGGGGCCAATCTCGTATTCGGTGCGTTCGATCTTCGTTGGACGCCAAGTGCACGTGCCTTTGGCGATGAGCCCTATCTGATCCTGCGCACTCATGATCTGCACAAATTCGATGAGTGTTTTATTCCCAAGGGCGCTGACGCCTCAGACCCGGATATCTCGCCGCTCTTTGCGGATTTGAAAGGCATGCCCCCTGCTCTCTTCAGCGTGGGAACGGATGATGCACTGTTGGACGACAGCTTATTCATGCATGCCCGTTGGGCGGCAGCTGGAAATGACGCAGAGCTTGCAATATATCCCGGCGGTGCCCACGGCTTTGTCGCTTTCCCCGGCGAACTTGCTGCTTCAGCGGTGAAACGCATGGATGGGTTTCTCAAGCAGGTCACTGAGTAA
- the inhA gene encoding isonitrile hydratase, whose product MHIVIFLYDGFTTLDAIGPFESLSRLPDAEVTFVAKEAGMVANDNGLIDIYAPKSIDEVDSADILLVPGGFADEAVRNDPHQMDWVRKIAKTTKINASVCTGSLILAAAGLLNGKKATTHWARYDVLEGYGATPVAERWVDHGDIITAAGVSAGIDMGLYLSAKIAGEDYAKALQLAIEYAPEPPFNSGSVATAAPEIVELVAATMGNGETSPRPLPDRISRVPRAH is encoded by the coding sequence ATGCACATCGTGATTTTCCTCTATGACGGCTTCACAACGCTCGATGCCATCGGCCCATTTGAGTCTTTGAGTCGCCTGCCGGATGCAGAAGTTACCTTTGTCGCCAAAGAGGCCGGGATGGTCGCAAATGACAACGGCCTGATCGACATCTATGCGCCCAAAAGCATTGATGAAGTCGATAGCGCAGACATTCTGCTTGTGCCTGGCGGGTTCGCCGATGAGGCAGTGCGCAACGACCCTCATCAGATGGACTGGGTGCGCAAGATTGCGAAGACAACCAAAATCAATGCTTCTGTCTGCACTGGCTCCCTGATCCTGGCGGCGGCAGGGCTACTCAACGGCAAGAAGGCGACGACCCATTGGGCCCGCTATGATGTTCTCGAAGGTTATGGGGCAACGCCTGTCGCCGAGCGCTGGGTCGACCATGGGGACATTATAACCGCTGCGGGTGTCTCGGCTGGCATTGATATGGGACTATATCTGTCGGCTAAGATTGCAGGCGAGGATTATGCCAAGGCGTTGCAGCTCGCGATTGAATATGCGCCAGAGCCGCCTTTCAATTCTGGCAGCGTGGCGACGGCAGCCCCAGAAATTGTTGAGTTGGTGGCAGCAACCATGGGCAACGGTGAAACGTCTCCACGCCCTCTCCCTGATCGAATTAGTCGGGTGCCTCGCGCTCACTAG
- a CDS encoding bifunctional 3-hydroxyacyl-CoA dehydrogenase/thioesterase translates to MSFVELYRSSVQTWETDGMGHMNVQFYSEKATSALAALSLHLGHGRDEIARTGARLVAEDHHIRFLREQRPGAPIFIRGGVVEADANRLTCYFEMVNTVSGDVAATFLAHASLRSDTDRTQAPISKAMIAKAETVKVDVPPHGRPRGLELTPPRSAPSLGDAEEMGLLTTFQGEVMRDWCVTGDFLATRRFMGIVSDSIPNLLAQTRGDDRSKDSTTGGAALEYRFVYRDAPQVGDILTLRSGLKEVTDKTYTWAHWLFDVETGRCVATAEAVAIALDLVARKAIPIPPDMKAGLEKFVVPGLGV, encoded by the coding sequence ATGAGCTTTGTTGAGCTTTATCGCAGTTCGGTTCAGACCTGGGAAACCGACGGTATGGGGCACATGAATGTGCAGTTCTATTCCGAGAAGGCCACCAGCGCCCTTGCCGCACTGAGCCTTCATCTGGGTCATGGGCGGGACGAAATTGCCCGGACAGGTGCACGCCTCGTTGCTGAAGACCATCACATTCGTTTCCTGCGTGAGCAGCGCCCAGGTGCCCCCATCTTTATTCGGGGAGGCGTGGTGGAGGCGGATGCAAACCGGCTCACCTGCTATTTTGAAATGGTGAATACGGTGTCGGGCGATGTGGCTGCGACCTTTCTTGCCCACGCATCACTCCGGTCAGATACAGACCGAACGCAGGCCCCCATCTCCAAGGCGATGATTGCCAAAGCGGAGACCGTCAAAGTTGATGTGCCACCGCATGGCAGGCCTCGTGGACTGGAGCTCACTCCGCCCCGCTCTGCCCCAAGTCTTGGCGACGCAGAAGAGATGGGACTGCTCACCACATTTCAGGGCGAAGTGATGCGGGACTGGTGTGTGACGGGTGATTTTCTGGCGACGCGGCGCTTCATGGGCATTGTCTCAGATTCCATTCCCAATCTGCTCGCTCAAACTCGCGGGGATGATCGCTCCAAGGACAGCACAACCGGAGGTGCGGCGCTCGAATACCGCTTTGTCTATCGGGATGCCCCACAAGTCGGCGATATTCTGACCCTTAGAAGTGGCCTTAAGGAAGTGACTGACAAAACCTATACCTGGGCGCATTGGCTGTTTGATGTGGAAACAGGACGATGCGTGGCGACCGCAGAAGCGGTCGCTATCGCGCTTGATCTTGTTGCGCGCAAAGCCATTCCCATTCCGCCTGATATGAAGGCGGGTCTTGAGAAGTTCGTTGTGCCAGGATTGGGTGTCTAA
- a CDS encoding 2-(acetamidomethylene)succinate hydrolase, with the protein MSSPLSSEPVRASFERAEGAQSYLEWKSSEGLPPLHFAHANGFNGLTYRKLLSSLADRFHIRAWDARGHGQTSLTANPQTQRSWYRYSDDLVALLERFADDAGGPVLLAGHSMGGTTSILAAARRPDLVKGIVLLDPVMIRRNQGRLLQWMRKLGIGLGPHDLATGAERRRSVFPDRSTMVEKYTGRGAFTSWPVEMIADYVEGGTRDLPSGEVELTCAPAWEAANFRGHEHDTFVALHKVKCPISLVYAGAGSTCRGDAPQIIGRQDKQGTILRLGTASHFLPMEFPEIARREIGALEDRIEAQKNP; encoded by the coding sequence ATGTCGAGTCCCCTATCTTCTGAGCCAGTCCGCGCGAGTTTTGAGCGGGCGGAAGGTGCGCAATCCTATCTCGAGTGGAAGTCGAGCGAGGGTCTGCCGCCGCTCCACTTCGCCCACGCCAATGGGTTTAACGGGCTGACCTACCGTAAACTCCTGTCGTCGCTCGCTGATCGCTTCCACATCCGCGCCTGGGACGCGCGTGGTCATGGTCAGACAAGTCTCACCGCCAACCCGCAGACACAGCGCAGCTGGTATCGCTATAGCGACGATCTGGTAGCGCTGCTGGAACGATTTGCAGATGACGCTGGCGGGCCAGTGTTGCTGGCAGGCCATTCCATGGGGGGAACCACGAGCATTCTCGCAGCCGCTCGGCGGCCTGACCTGGTCAAGGGGATTGTCTTGCTCGACCCCGTCATGATCCGGCGCAATCAGGGGCGCCTTCTTCAGTGGATGCGAAAGCTCGGCATTGGGTTGGGCCCTCATGATCTGGCAACAGGAGCAGAACGCCGCCGGTCTGTGTTTCCTGACCGCTCAACCATGGTAGAAAAATATACGGGCCGTGGGGCCTTTACCTCCTGGCCGGTCGAGATGATTGCTGACTATGTCGAGGGTGGAACCCGTGACCTGCCGAGCGGTGAGGTGGAACTCACCTGTGCACCTGCTTGGGAGGCTGCAAATTTCCGTGGGCATGAGCACGATACATTTGTGGCGCTGCACAAAGTTAAATGCCCCATCAGCCTTGTTTACGCAGGGGCGGGGTCAACCTGCCGGGGAGACGCCCCGCAGATCATTGGGCGGCAGGACAAACAGGGCACCATCTTGCGTCTTGGCACGGCGTCACATTTCCTGCCGATGGAGTTTCCCGAGATAGCGCGTCGCGAAATTGGTGCCCTTGAAGACAGGATAGAGGCCCAGAAAAACCCTTAG
- a CDS encoding alpha/beta hydrolase family protein has translation MTNVTPHEVERLPIFLHWQEKSAFKETYAGALDTIVVEGQYLKPKDVDSDTVLIFMHPTGTMNLLPMPNALAAAGVHCLCCGSRYPHNDTALIMEKVILDLGQYIKYAKEKLGFKKVILAGWSGGGSLSMFYQSQAEKPTITATPAGDAVDVVGAELIPADAVLQLAAHVSRAIILTEWLDASIIDESDLSKRDVDLNLYDPDNPNQPTYSDAYVERYRAAQVSRSKRIDDFVWNKLDELKKAGLPNEEFGFVVHGTMADPRWLDLNVDPNDRKGPNWCFMGDPKTVNMMPAGLARFCSLRAWLSQWSIEHSRAKGPECAGDVTVPILVIENSADDGCTPSHAKRLLAGVQHDDKEFHVIEGATHYYIGQPDKMMAAVGVVTDWLRRKSLLEA, from the coding sequence ATGACAAACGTAACGCCGCACGAAGTCGAACGCCTTCCCATTTTCTTACATTGGCAGGAAAAGTCAGCCTTTAAGGAAACCTATGCAGGTGCATTGGATACGATTGTCGTCGAAGGACAGTACCTGAAACCAAAAGACGTGGACTCAGACACGGTCCTTATTTTCATGCACCCCACCGGCACCATGAACCTGTTGCCCATGCCGAACGCATTGGCGGCAGCTGGCGTCCACTGTCTCTGTTGCGGGAGCCGCTATCCCCACAATGACACGGCACTCATCATGGAAAAGGTCATCCTCGATCTTGGGCAATACATCAAATATGCCAAAGAGAAACTGGGCTTCAAAAAAGTGATCCTGGCCGGATGGTCCGGCGGAGGGTCGCTTTCCATGTTTTACCAGTCGCAGGCTGAGAAACCGACCATCACCGCGACGCCAGCGGGCGACGCTGTAGATGTCGTCGGCGCAGAGTTGATCCCCGCGGATGCAGTGCTTCAGCTTGCCGCCCATGTAAGCCGCGCGATCATTCTGACCGAATGGCTTGATGCCTCGATCATTGATGAAAGTGATCTTTCGAAGCGGGACGTCGACCTCAATCTCTACGACCCGGACAATCCGAACCAGCCGACCTATTCTGATGCTTATGTGGAACGATACAGGGCGGCGCAGGTGTCCCGATCAAAACGGATCGATGACTTCGTCTGGAACAAACTGGATGAGTTGAAAAAAGCAGGGCTCCCCAACGAAGAGTTCGGCTTTGTGGTTCATGGCACGATGGCAGACCCACGTTGGTTGGATCTCAATGTCGATCCCAATGACCGCAAGGGCCCGAACTGGTGTTTTATGGGCGACCCAAAGACCGTCAATATGATGCCGGCTGGGCTTGCCCGTTTCTGTTCGCTGCGTGCCTGGCTCTCCCAATGGTCCATTGAGCATTCCCGTGCCAAAGGGCCGGAATGCGCTGGTGACGTTACGGTACCCATTCTCGTCATTGAAAACAGTGCAGACGATGGATGCACCCCGAGCCACGCAAAACGCCTGTTAGCCGGTGTACAGCATGACGACAAAGAGTTTCATGTGATTGAGGGCGCGACCCACTATTATATCGGCCAGCCGGACAAGATGATGGCCGCAGTCGGCGTCGTCACAGACTGGTTGAGAAGAAAGTCTCTGTTAGAAGCTTGA
- the mmgC gene encoding acyl-CoA dehydrogenase — protein sequence MNAEEYLETARRFRREIVEPNAAQWEAEKRQPVAALKQAADAGLMRLETPVEAGGFGLSFLTKLALCEDMSRADMPFIFALINTQNVAARLSATPNPAHQADYVPRILSGDLFAATALSEPGAGSDFAGITTRATKVDGGWELTGEKGWITNAEIANLFVTYAQCDPDAGWRGVGSFLVDATRSGFTRVEPYALSGGHGIGAGGFKLDSYFVADEDVLGGPGDGFKSAMSGVNGARVYVAAMCAGLVADALNKAVSYGATRTAFGEPLLNHQGLKWSLADVATELEAMRTLTHAAGVLIEEGGDAVTRAAQAKKFATERAVSLIEACIQAMGANGLREEHGLGRHLISAKILGYTDGSIEMMNERIGAALQKEYAS from the coding sequence ATGAACGCTGAAGAATATCTGGAGACAGCTCGCCGCTTCCGGCGGGAGATTGTTGAACCGAATGCCGCCCAGTGGGAAGCAGAGAAGCGACAGCCTGTGGCCGCGCTAAAACAAGCGGCAGACGCTGGCCTCATGCGCCTCGAAACACCTGTCGAGGCCGGCGGCTTTGGTCTCTCATTCCTGACAAAGCTCGCCCTTTGCGAAGACATGTCGCGGGCCGACATGCCTTTCATCTTTGCGCTTATCAATACGCAGAATGTGGCAGCTCGCCTGTCAGCTACGCCAAACCCAGCTCATCAAGCCGATTATGTTCCCCGCATATTGTCCGGCGACCTGTTTGCAGCAACTGCACTCTCAGAACCTGGCGCCGGAAGTGACTTTGCCGGGATCACAACCCGCGCCACCAAGGTGGATGGCGGTTGGGAGCTCACGGGCGAAAAGGGTTGGATCACCAATGCTGAGATTGCCAATCTCTTTGTGACCTATGCACAGTGTGACCCGGATGCCGGCTGGCGCGGCGTCGGATCCTTTCTTGTTGATGCGACCCGTTCGGGCTTCACCCGCGTTGAGCCCTATGCGCTCAGCGGCGGTCATGGGATTGGTGCTGGCGGCTTTAAACTCGATAGCTATTTCGTGGCCGACGAAGATGTGCTCGGCGGCCCCGGAGACGGATTTAAGTCAGCCATGTCGGGCGTAAACGGCGCCCGCGTCTATGTGGCCGCCATGTGCGCGGGACTTGTTGCCGACGCGCTAAATAAGGCCGTCAGCTATGGCGCGACACGCACAGCATTTGGCGAACCGCTCCTCAACCATCAAGGCTTAAAATGGTCCCTTGCAGATGTTGCAACGGAGCTCGAAGCCATGCGCACACTCACCCATGCGGCGGGTGTTCTCATTGAAGAAGGGGGAGATGCCGTCACGCGGGCTGCACAGGCAAAGAAATTTGCGACAGAACGTGCTGTGAGTTTGATCGAAGCTTGCATCCAGGCGATGGGCGCAAATGGGTTGCGAGAAGAGCACGGCCTTGGCCGTCATCTTATTTCGGCGAAGATCTTGGGCTACACGGACGGGTCCATCGAAATGATGAACGAGCGCATCGGCGCTGCTCTCCAAAAAGAATACGCCTCTTGA
- the paaF gene encoding 2,3-dehydroadipyl-CoA hydratase, whose translation MADVEVEVERGRMRLTLNRPEKRNALSYEVQRLLSEALWDADNDRDVHSVILRGEGQDFCAGYDLAGAAPRDRDRNLRGASSIDDDIWQLERQQRFRMAIFDMHKPVIAQLHGRCLAGGTDIAFLSDMVIAADDAVIAFPPARDLGSLPNQMWLYHCGPQWAKRLLLTGDSITGKEAQEIGLVMKSVPADMLEAEVEGLADRLAMIDPDLLTTQKRVVNLGLELMGARTLQRLACENDARGHRAKAADTFRQNAAEKGLKEAFRERDGKFGDGRVRVNGPEIRDADGNLVED comes from the coding sequence ATGGCAGATGTCGAGGTAGAGGTTGAGCGGGGCCGCATGCGTCTGACGCTCAACCGCCCTGAAAAACGAAATGCTCTGTCCTATGAAGTGCAGCGCTTGTTAAGCGAGGCACTTTGGGACGCGGACAATGATCGCGACGTGCATTCCGTCATTCTGCGGGGGGAGGGTCAGGATTTCTGCGCGGGCTATGATCTCGCTGGCGCTGCGCCTCGCGACCGGGATCGGAATCTGCGCGGCGCGTCCAGCATTGATGATGATATCTGGCAGCTGGAGCGGCAACAGCGGTTTCGCATGGCGATTTTTGACATGCACAAGCCCGTCATTGCGCAACTCCACGGGCGCTGCCTCGCAGGCGGCACCGATATCGCATTTTTGAGCGACATGGTGATTGCCGCCGATGACGCGGTGATTGCCTTTCCACCGGCCCGCGACCTGGGCTCCCTGCCCAATCAGATGTGGCTCTACCATTGCGGCCCGCAATGGGCAAAGCGTCTGCTGCTTACCGGGGACAGCATCACAGGCAAAGAAGCACAAGAGATTGGGCTTGTGATGAAGTCGGTGCCTGCAGACATGCTGGAAGCAGAAGTGGAAGGCCTTGCAGACCGGCTCGCGATGATCGACCCGGATCTGCTGACCACTCAGAAACGCGTGGTCAATTTGGGTTTGGAACTGATGGGAGCGAGAACGCTTCAACGGTTGGCGTGTGAAAATGATGCTCGCGGCCATCGTGCCAAAGCCGCCGACACTTTCAGACAGAATGCCGCAGAGAAAGGCCTGAAAGAAGCCTTCAGGGAGCGCGACGGAAAATTCGGTGATGGTCGGGTCCGGGTGAACGGTCCTGAGATACGCGATGCCGATGGCAATCTGGTGGAGGACTAA
- a CDS encoding bifunctional 3-hydroxyacyl-CoA dehydrogenase/thioesterase: MTDPIQTVQSIVNTWNCDEVGHMNVQFYVAAASDANRAYAVSHGQNGPVLSSRDHIRFHRELRAGDIFAVTSRASGAHEAGLILSHELRNSATGVLAATLTSQTDLPSDLDSGPYAPVQDEALPRGVPGASSLPHLQLDDQAAGNLIPIYQGVVHPEHCDETGRMRQQHIMGRFSDGAVHLWQQVGFDRDTMLKARRGTVVLEMRLDRLTDVRAGTVLIGKSAMVEVMGRVLRFAHFLFDASTGVLVATGEAAAVMLDLDARKTVAFSDEESAKLAPYIMKVD, encoded by the coding sequence ATGACCGACCCTATTCAAACCGTTCAAAGCATCGTCAACACCTGGAACTGCGATGAAGTGGGCCATATGAACGTTCAGTTCTATGTGGCAGCCGCATCTGACGCCAATCGTGCATATGCTGTCTCTCACGGCCAAAACGGACCCGTCCTATCAAGTCGAGATCATATTCGCTTTCATCGCGAATTGCGGGCAGGCGATATTTTCGCCGTAACGAGCCGTGCATCTGGAGCACATGAGGCAGGGCTCATCCTCTCCCATGAGCTTCGCAACTCTGCAACCGGCGTTCTTGCTGCGACGCTCACGAGCCAGACTGACCTTCCCTCTGATTTGGATAGCGGGCCTTATGCGCCCGTGCAAGACGAAGCGCTTCCTCGCGGCGTGCCCGGCGCGTCTTCGTTGCCCCATCTTCAGCTGGATGATCAGGCGGCTGGAAACCTGATCCCCATATACCAAGGTGTCGTGCATCCGGAGCATTGCGATGAGACCGGCCGCATGCGGCAGCAACATATTATGGGCCGGTTTTCCGATGGCGCAGTCCATCTCTGGCAACAGGTCGGATTTGATCGCGATACGATGCTCAAGGCGCGGCGAGGCACGGTGGTGCTTGAAATGCGCCTTGATCGTTTGACGGATGTGCGTGCCGGAACGGTTCTTATCGGCAAAAGTGCCATGGTGGAAGTGATGGGCCGGGTCCTCCGCTTTGCCCACTTCCTGTTTGACGCCTCAACCGGGGTACTTGTTGCAACCGGCGAAGCTGCAGCTGTGATGCTCGACCTGGATGCCCGTAAAACAGTGGCATTCAGCGATGAAGAGAGTGCCAAGCTCGCGCCCTACATTATGAAGGTCGACTGA